The following proteins come from a genomic window of Burkholderia stabilis:
- the istA gene encoding IS21 family transposase codes for MFEYRQVLVRMRQGDSDRDIARGGLMGRKKLTTVRREAEARSWLDPVQPLPDDATIAGVFGRTPHLPHTCVSTVEPYREQVREWLAAGVQGTTIHAALQRNHGYAGSYCAVKRMLRHLAAERSVATTTILDFAPADAAQVDFGAGPVLTVEGIAVRTWIFVMTLCWSRHQYAEIVLDQTVETWLASHRRAFEWFGGCPDRVIIDNAKCAIIRACRYEPAVQRSYAALAEGYGFRIDACPPHDPQKKGVVESGVKYVKKSFVPLREFRDLADANRQLREWVMQQAGTRIHGTVHERPLTRFGVERPLLAALPDVPPVLSVWKEVAVHRDGHVVYKHALYSAPFTLVGKSLWLKATDTVIQLFHRHELVATHPRQRAGGRHTVRDHQPPEAQAWLEHDPQWCLARAKEIGPSCHGVILALFNDKVLVNLRGAQGIIRLRQKVGDQRLEAACERALAFSSAKYSTIKGILDKGLDSEPVPRPASAPTGAYQNGGRFGRDLQSLLIH; via the coding sequence TTGTTTGAATACCGCCAAGTCCTTGTCCGCATGCGGCAAGGCGATTCTGACCGCGACATCGCGCGCGGCGGTTTGATGGGGCGCAAGAAGCTGACGACCGTGCGCCGCGAGGCTGAAGCGCGTAGTTGGCTGGATCCGGTGCAGCCGCTGCCGGACGACGCTACGATCGCGGGTGTCTTCGGGCGCACGCCGCACCTGCCGCACACCTGTGTGTCGACGGTTGAGCCATATCGCGAACAGGTCCGCGAATGGCTTGCCGCCGGCGTTCAGGGCACCACGATCCATGCCGCCCTTCAACGCAATCATGGCTACGCCGGCAGCTATTGTGCCGTGAAGCGCATGCTGCGCCATCTGGCTGCCGAGCGCAGCGTGGCCACCACAACGATCCTCGACTTCGCACCGGCCGACGCCGCGCAGGTCGACTTCGGCGCGGGACCCGTGCTGACGGTCGAGGGCATTGCGGTCCGGACGTGGATCTTCGTGATGACGTTGTGCTGGTCGCGCCACCAGTATGCCGAGATCGTGCTGGACCAGACCGTCGAGACGTGGCTCGCCAGCCACCGGCGCGCCTTCGAATGGTTCGGCGGCTGTCCCGACCGGGTCATCATCGATAACGCGAAGTGCGCGATCATCCGGGCGTGTCGATACGAGCCGGCGGTGCAACGCTCGTACGCCGCGCTTGCCGAGGGATATGGATTCCGGATCGACGCCTGTCCGCCGCACGATCCCCAGAAGAAGGGCGTCGTCGAATCGGGCGTCAAATACGTCAAGAAGTCCTTCGTGCCGCTGCGCGAGTTCCGGGATCTGGCCGACGCCAACCGGCAACTGCGCGAATGGGTGATGCAGCAGGCCGGCACTCGTATCCACGGCACCGTCCACGAACGGCCGCTGACGCGCTTCGGCGTCGAGCGCCCGTTGCTCGCTGCATTGCCGGACGTGCCGCCGGTACTGTCGGTCTGGAAGGAGGTGGCGGTCCATCGCGACGGCCACGTCGTCTACAAGCACGCGCTGTACTCTGCACCGTTCACGCTCGTCGGCAAGTCGCTCTGGCTGAAGGCGACCGATACGGTCATCCAGCTGTTCCATCGGCATGAACTCGTCGCAACCCATCCGCGGCAGCGGGCCGGCGGTCGCCACACGGTGCGAGATCACCAGCCGCCCGAAGCGCAGGCCTGGCTCGAGCACGATCCGCAGTGGTGTCTGGCGCGCGCGAAGGAGATCGGGCCGTCGTGCCACGGCGTGATCCTCGCGCTGTTCAACGACAAGGTGCTCGTCAACCTGCGCGGCGCGCAGGGGATCATCCGGCTGCGACAGAAAGTCGGCGATCAGAGGCTGGAAGCAGCCTGCGAGCGTGCGCTCGCGTTCAGCAGCGCGAAGTACAGCACCATCAAGGGCATCCTCGACAAAGGCCTGGACAGCGAACCGGTGCCGCGTCCCGCGTCGGCCCCGACTGGCGCTTACCAGAACGGCGGCCGCTTCGGCCGTGATCTCCAATCCCTGCTGATCCACTGA
- a CDS encoding type I polyketide synthase yields the protein MINTKIAIIGTSCRFPGGVSGLEDYWQLLEGERDAVTEIPADRFGTDFYQHPSKREPGKSYTFSAGVLDNVAGFDAAFFGISPREAAQMDPQQRLLLELAWEAFEDAGVRPADMRGSNCGVFVGAASMDYGNRNMDDLNVIDPYSATGNTLSIASNRVSYLFDLRGPSMSVDTACSSSLVALHQAVKALQSGEADVALAGGVNLLLHPFGFVSFSKASMLSPRGRCRAFDATGDGYVRSEGGAFVLLKPLDRALADGDTIHAVIAGSGVNSVGHSPGGISVPGAAAQASLLRSVYARAGIDPQSLAYLEAHGTGTAVGDPIEARALIDVVSGERPADRPLLIGSVKTNIGHLETASGMAGLLKAVLCLKHRAVPRSLHFVTPNPGIDFDGGRLRVVDRYTPLDAGGAPLTVGVNSFGFGGTNAHVVLTEAPAAKDAPTAAPEPADAPSPLVLTARSANALGALAGRYLSMLDNGGDWQALAAAAARRRQWLEHRAIVAPADVAEGRAALAALAQPVPAGLPACVATGEAPADALRTALVFSGNGCQWVGMGNELYAENAVFRAALDEVDALWCADGSPSLVDVMRGGPSAEWLAGAGAEWLAATENAQPLLFAIQVGMIRVIDARGMRYDAAIGHSVGEIAAAWVTGALSLADAVRVIKIRSRAQAMTRGSGRMAAVGIGEAAARELIARHGLARRVEIAGINSPDAVTLAGELQGLQALEAALRGNGKFFQMLDLDYAFHSSHMDRIEPVVLAELASLRPQPGNGAFVSTVTGGALAGSELDARYWWRNIREPVRFGDGIAHLIEQGIRLFVEVSPHSILRTYVKQALAAAGANGVALPTLKRDHGSAATLRQAILSAIAHGANVDPDRFAPGASHAALPSYPWQRDRYWLTPTVEGYGLVNRRREHPLLGYRLHEHAFAWENQLDPAKLPMLADHAVDGGVAFPGAGYVEMALAAARVFFDTPDAALENVEIRTPVVFQPQQAKLFRLVIEPRTATFTIETRDRMTEGAWTLNVTGRMLESGNALGAASVVPSDTLARLLALPAADGDTLYANTATIGLGYGPAFRWVRTVRVAADDDAALADVAAPAACGDARALSAYLLHPALMDSGFHPLFALLAAHARDGEHPAYVPVQIGRVDYLRGDTVERVLARIDRRSPHSIVAHFEFLDAQGAIVARLGGCRFRRVDLVGRRQNAPARFVYRLEEVPLPDEVDAAGLPAPDALLAQAAARLDAAEHGGRRTQHLTEILPLLDVLASLYALRAFDVLGAFAGTWQPSPAHAALAARLGNMLVEDGLAHRDGDDGARLVRDDAACAALPPLDELWRGLLAESPGHVAELTLLAHCGAALPDVLSGAKDGARLLSPTGHSLVEQLLAASPTWQHVHALLTASVEQAVDAWRPARRLRVLELGATDGDVLQTLGMHLAAARCDHTIAATAGQLAGFDADAEAAVRTVALQPGERLSLSADEAGPYDLIVANRALGGRQDVADALNAIRSWLAPGGLLLLAESRRGRFSDIVFGSQATSAEAGAPVPLAPADLDAALERAGFVDVVRHVEQSLDLDGTPTFVVARNPASAVAASGGNDPSDLDTLARTEQWLVIHAPDAVGGFGGRLADALAHAGYPADIVDITHAADAIASLPAGQPAHVVFCAPETPLAESATGDGLMAAQRNGVIALAALVRALGAQPNAATRLTVVTRGGAPFAGTANAHPEQATLWGLGRVLANEHPELACRLIDVDPMADRIPDALIRELTGAAVEEEVILNAHGRLVPRMLTAAQAAARTDGAIARAAVLAFDAPGSLRNLEWFALPEHALGADEVEIEPVATGLNFRDVMYAMGLLSDEAVETGFAGATIGMELSGRVVRVGSDVTAFAPGDAVLGFAPASFATRVRTRAQAIAPKPERLSFEEAATVPTPFFTAYYALVELARLRRGERVLVHGGAGGVGIAAIQLARHFGAEVFATAGSDEKREFVRLLGADHVLDSRSLAFADEIRAMTGGQGVDIVLNSLAGEAMVRSIDTLRPFGRFLELGKRDFYENSHIGLRPFRNNISYFGIDADQLMGALPELTARLFGEVMALFAAAALHPLPYRAFPAERAEDAFRYMQQARQIGKVLVTYPSGTPAPTRGVASAGSLALDPHGAYLVVGGTGGLGFASARWMVERGARRITLASRSGELAGAARDEVECWREALGVTVDVVSCDVTDAAAVDAMIAAIVRRDVPLKGVLHSAMSIDDGLVRNLDDARLAAVLAPKVAGAWNLHRATRALPLDLFVVYSSATTYLGNPGQSNYVAANSFLEALVEHRRAAGLPGTFMAWGPLEDVGFLARNADTREALQSRIGGASITSGEAMIALERALVAGAAGEAVVRLDWHAVARGMPAAKARRYALLQSHANGGDARDGGTQLREDVLALPRDEAIALVAGTLQAQIARILHMTPDRIALDRSVLDMGMDSLMGMELGLAVEEAFEVKLSVMAIAEGASVTTLAGRIVDSIGASADADAGSAADAAQEAVAALAAKHAIDGEARAKLDVRPAAVPGHASPTLEVAR from the coding sequence ATGATTAACACCAAGATCGCAATTATCGGTACGTCGTGCCGATTCCCGGGCGGAGTTTCCGGACTGGAAGATTACTGGCAATTGCTCGAGGGCGAACGCGACGCAGTCACCGAAATCCCCGCCGACCGCTTCGGCACCGATTTCTACCAGCATCCGTCCAAACGCGAGCCGGGCAAGAGCTACACGTTCTCGGCCGGCGTGCTCGACAACGTCGCCGGCTTCGATGCCGCATTCTTCGGCATTTCCCCGCGCGAAGCGGCCCAGATGGACCCCCAGCAGCGCCTGCTGCTCGAACTCGCATGGGAAGCCTTCGAGGACGCCGGCGTGCGTCCGGCCGACATGCGCGGCAGCAACTGCGGCGTCTTCGTCGGCGCCGCCAGCATGGACTACGGCAACCGCAACATGGACGATCTGAACGTGATCGATCCGTATTCGGCAACCGGCAACACGCTGAGCATCGCGTCGAATCGCGTGTCCTACCTGTTCGACCTGCGCGGCCCGAGCATGTCCGTCGATACGGCCTGCTCGTCGTCGCTCGTCGCACTCCATCAGGCCGTCAAGGCGCTGCAGTCCGGAGAAGCCGACGTGGCGCTCGCCGGCGGCGTCAACCTGCTGCTGCACCCGTTCGGCTTCGTCAGCTTCTCCAAGGCGTCGATGCTGTCGCCGCGCGGCCGTTGCCGCGCGTTCGATGCGACCGGCGACGGCTACGTGCGCTCGGAAGGCGGCGCATTCGTGCTGCTCAAGCCGCTCGATCGCGCGCTCGCCGATGGCGACACGATCCACGCGGTGATCGCCGGCTCCGGCGTGAACTCGGTCGGTCACTCACCGGGCGGCATCAGCGTGCCGGGCGCGGCCGCGCAGGCGTCGCTGCTGCGCAGCGTGTACGCGCGCGCGGGCATCGACCCGCAGTCGCTTGCCTATCTCGAAGCGCATGGCACGGGCACCGCGGTCGGCGATCCGATCGAGGCGCGCGCGCTGATCGACGTCGTGTCGGGCGAGCGCCCGGCGGATCGTCCGCTGCTCATCGGTTCGGTCAAGACCAACATCGGCCACCTCGAGACGGCATCCGGCATGGCCGGCCTGCTGAAGGCCGTGCTGTGCCTGAAGCATCGCGCGGTGCCGCGCTCGCTGCATTTCGTCACGCCCAATCCCGGGATCGATTTCGACGGCGGGCGGCTGCGTGTCGTCGATCGCTACACGCCGCTCGACGCGGGCGGTGCGCCGCTGACGGTCGGCGTCAACTCGTTCGGCTTCGGCGGCACGAACGCGCACGTCGTGCTGACCGAAGCGCCGGCTGCCAAGGATGCGCCGACGGCTGCGCCGGAACCGGCCGATGCGCCGTCTCCGCTCGTGCTGACCGCGCGCAGCGCGAATGCGCTCGGCGCGCTCGCGGGCCGCTATCTGTCGATGCTCGACAACGGCGGCGACTGGCAGGCGCTTGCTGCCGCGGCCGCGCGTCGCCGCCAATGGCTTGAACATCGCGCAATCGTTGCACCGGCCGACGTGGCCGAAGGCCGTGCCGCACTCGCGGCGCTGGCGCAACCGGTACCGGCGGGGTTGCCGGCCTGCGTGGCAACCGGCGAAGCGCCGGCCGACGCGCTGCGCACCGCGCTCGTCTTCTCGGGCAACGGGTGTCAGTGGGTCGGGATGGGCAACGAGCTCTACGCCGAAAACGCCGTGTTCCGCGCGGCGCTCGACGAAGTCGACGCGCTGTGGTGCGCCGACGGCAGCCCGTCGCTGGTCGACGTGATGCGCGGCGGCCCGAGCGCGGAATGGCTGGCCGGCGCAGGCGCCGAATGGCTCGCCGCGACGGAGAACGCGCAGCCGCTGCTGTTCGCGATCCAGGTCGGCATGATTCGCGTGATCGACGCGCGCGGCATGCGTTACGACGCGGCGATCGGCCATAGCGTCGGCGAAATCGCCGCGGCGTGGGTAACGGGCGCGCTGTCGCTCGCCGACGCGGTTCGTGTGATCAAGATTCGCAGCCGCGCGCAGGCGATGACGCGCGGCAGCGGCCGGATGGCGGCCGTCGGCATCGGCGAGGCCGCCGCGCGCGAGCTGATCGCGCGCCACGGGCTGGCACGACGCGTCGAGATCGCCGGCATCAACAGCCCCGATGCGGTGACGCTCGCGGGCGAGCTGCAGGGCTTGCAGGCACTGGAGGCCGCGCTGCGCGGCAACGGCAAGTTCTTCCAGATGCTGGATCTCGACTACGCGTTCCATAGCAGCCACATGGACCGCATCGAACCGGTCGTGCTGGCCGAACTGGCCAGCCTGCGGCCGCAGCCGGGCAACGGCGCTTTCGTGTCGACCGTGACCGGCGGCGCGCTTGCCGGCAGCGAGCTCGATGCGCGCTACTGGTGGCGCAATATCCGCGAGCCCGTGCGCTTCGGCGACGGCATCGCGCATCTGATCGAGCAGGGCATCCGGCTGTTCGTCGAGGTATCGCCGCATTCGATCCTGCGCACGTACGTGAAGCAGGCGCTGGCGGCTGCCGGCGCCAACGGCGTGGCACTGCCGACGCTCAAGCGCGATCACGGCAGCGCGGCGACGCTGCGGCAGGCGATTCTGTCGGCGATCGCGCATGGCGCGAACGTCGATCCCGATCGCTTTGCGCCGGGCGCGTCGCATGCGGCACTGCCGTCCTATCCGTGGCAGCGCGACCGCTATTGGCTGACGCCGACCGTCGAAGGCTACGGCCTCGTCAACCGCCGCCGCGAGCATCCGCTGCTCGGCTATCGCCTGCACGAACACGCGTTCGCGTGGGAAAACCAGCTCGATCCGGCGAAGCTGCCGATGCTGGCCGATCACGCCGTCGATGGCGGCGTGGCGTTCCCGGGCGCGGGATACGTGGAAATGGCGCTCGCCGCGGCGCGTGTCTTCTTCGATACGCCGGACGCGGCACTCGAAAACGTCGAGATCCGCACGCCGGTCGTCTTCCAGCCGCAGCAGGCGAAGCTGTTCCGGCTGGTGATCGAGCCGCGCACCGCGACTTTCACGATCGAGACGCGCGACCGGATGACCGAAGGCGCGTGGACGCTGAACGTCACGGGGCGGATGCTGGAAAGCGGCAACGCGCTCGGCGCGGCGAGCGTCGTACCGTCCGATACGCTCGCTCGCCTGCTCGCGCTGCCGGCCGCCGACGGCGACACGCTGTACGCGAACACGGCGACGATCGGTCTCGGTTACGGGCCGGCGTTCCGCTGGGTCCGCACCGTGCGGGTCGCCGCGGACGACGACGCGGCGCTGGCCGACGTCGCCGCGCCGGCCGCATGTGGCGATGCGCGGGCGCTGTCCGCGTATCTGCTGCATCCGGCGCTGATGGACAGCGGGTTTCATCCGCTGTTCGCGTTGCTTGCCGCCCATGCGCGCGACGGCGAGCATCCGGCCTACGTGCCGGTGCAGATCGGTCGCGTCGACTATCTGCGCGGCGACACGGTCGAACGCGTGCTCGCGCGGATCGACCGGCGCAGCCCGCATTCGATCGTCGCGCATTTCGAATTCCTCGACGCGCAGGGCGCGATCGTCGCGCGGCTCGGCGGTTGCCGGTTCCGGCGCGTCGATCTCGTCGGCCGTCGGCAGAACGCGCCTGCGCGGTTCGTCTATCGTCTTGAAGAAGTACCGCTGCCGGATGAAGTCGACGCAGCAGGGTTGCCGGCTCCCGACGCGCTGCTCGCGCAAGCCGCTGCGCGGCTCGACGCCGCCGAACACGGCGGCCGTCGCACGCAGCACCTGACCGAAATTCTGCCGCTGCTCGACGTGCTCGCGAGCCTCTACGCGCTTCGCGCCTTCGACGTGCTTGGCGCATTCGCCGGCACGTGGCAGCCGTCGCCCGCGCATGCGGCGCTGGCGGCGCGTCTTGGCAACATGCTGGTCGAGGACGGTCTTGCCCATCGCGACGGCGACGACGGCGCACGCCTCGTGCGTGACGACGCGGCGTGCGCGGCGTTGCCGCCGCTCGACGAGCTGTGGCGCGGGCTGCTGGCCGAGTCGCCGGGGCACGTGGCCGAGCTGACGCTGCTCGCGCATTGCGGCGCGGCGTTGCCGGACGTGCTGAGTGGCGCGAAGGATGGCGCACGTTTGCTGTCGCCGACCGGGCACAGCCTGGTCGAGCAACTCCTTGCCGCATCGCCCACCTGGCAGCACGTGCACGCGCTGCTGACGGCGAGCGTCGAGCAGGCGGTCGACGCATGGCGCCCGGCGCGCCGGCTGCGCGTGCTCGAACTGGGCGCGACGGACGGCGACGTGCTGCAGACACTCGGCATGCATCTCGCGGCCGCGCGCTGCGATCACACGATCGCCGCGACGGCCGGCCAGCTGGCCGGGTTCGATGCGGATGCGGAAGCGGCGGTGCGCACGGTTGCGCTGCAGCCGGGCGAACGGCTGTCGCTGTCGGCCGACGAAGCCGGCCCCTACGACCTGATCGTCGCGAACCGCGCATTGGGCGGCCGCCAGGATGTGGCCGATGCGCTGAACGCGATCCGGTCATGGCTGGCGCCGGGTGGTTTGCTGCTGCTGGCCGAGTCGCGCCGCGGCCGGTTCTCCGACATCGTGTTCGGCTCGCAGGCGACGTCGGCGGAAGCCGGCGCGCCCGTGCCGCTGGCGCCGGCCGATCTCGATGCGGCGCTCGAGCGCGCGGGCTTCGTCGACGTCGTGCGGCACGTCGAGCAGTCGCTCGATCTTGACGGCACGCCGACGTTCGTCGTCGCGCGCAACCCCGCGAGCGCCGTCGCCGCGTCAGGCGGCAACGACCCGAGCGATCTCGATACGCTGGCACGCACCGAGCAATGGCTCGTGATACACGCGCCGGATGCCGTCGGCGGGTTCGGCGGGCGGCTCGCGGATGCGCTCGCGCACGCGGGCTATCCGGCCGATATCGTCGACATCACGCATGCGGCCGATGCGATCGCTTCGTTGCCGGCCGGGCAGCCCGCGCATGTCGTGTTCTGTGCGCCGGAAACGCCGCTGGCCGAATCGGCAACGGGAGACGGCCTGATGGCCGCGCAGCGTAACGGCGTGATCGCGCTGGCGGCGCTCGTGCGCGCGCTCGGCGCGCAGCCGAACGCTGCCACGCGGCTGACCGTCGTCACGCGCGGCGGGGCGCCATTCGCCGGCACGGCGAATGCGCATCCGGAGCAGGCGACGCTGTGGGGCCTCGGTCGCGTGCTGGCGAACGAGCATCCCGAGCTCGCGTGCCGCCTGATCGACGTCGATCCGATGGCGGACCGGATTCCCGATGCATTGATTCGCGAATTGACCGGCGCGGCGGTCGAGGAAGAAGTCATCCTGAACGCGCACGGCCGGCTGGTGCCGCGCATGCTGACGGCCGCGCAGGCCGCGGCCCGCACCGACGGCGCGATCGCGCGGGCGGCGGTGCTCGCGTTCGATGCGCCGGGCTCGTTGCGCAATCTCGAATGGTTTGCGTTGCCCGAGCACGCGCTGGGCGCGGACGAGGTGGAAATCGAGCCCGTTGCAACCGGCCTCAACTTCCGCGACGTGATGTACGCGATGGGGCTGCTGTCCGATGAAGCGGTCGAGACCGGCTTCGCAGGTGCAACGATCGGCATGGAGCTGTCCGGCCGCGTCGTGCGGGTGGGGAGCGACGTGACGGCATTCGCGCCGGGCGACGCGGTGCTCGGGTTCGCGCCGGCGTCGTTCGCGACGCGCGTCAGGACGCGCGCGCAGGCGATCGCGCCGAAACCCGAACGCCTGTCGTTCGAGGAAGCGGCGACCGTGCCGACCCCGTTCTTCACCGCGTACTACGCGCTCGTCGAACTCGCACGGCTGCGCCGCGGTGAACGCGTGCTCGTGCACGGCGGCGCGGGTGGTGTCGGGATCGCGGCGATCCAGCTCGCGCGCCATTTCGGCGCGGAAGTGTTCGCGACGGCCGGCAGCGACGAGAAGCGCGAGTTCGTGCGCCTGCTCGGCGCCGACCACGTGCTCGATTCGCGCAGCCTGGCGTTCGCGGACGAGATTCGCGCGATGACAGGCGGCCAGGGCGTCGACATCGTGCTGAATTCGCTCGCCGGCGAGGCGATGGTGCGCAGCATCGATACGCTGCGTCCGTTCGGCCGTTTCCTCGAGCTCGGCAAGCGCGATTTCTACGAAAACAGCCATATCGGGCTGCGGCCGTTCCGCAACAACATCAGCTATTTCGGCATCGACGCCGACCAGTTGATGGGCGCGCTGCCGGAGCTGACGGCACGCCTGTTCGGCGAAGTGATGGCGCTGTTCGCGGCCGCGGCGCTGCATCCGCTGCCGTATCGCGCGTTTCCCGCCGAACGGGCCGAGGATGCGTTCCGCTACATGCAGCAGGCGCGCCAGATCGGCAAGGTGCTCGTGACCTATCCGTCCGGCACGCCGGCGCCGACACGCGGGGTCGCGAGCGCGGGTTCGCTCGCGCTCGATCCGCATGGCGCGTATCTGGTGGTCGGCGGCACGGGCGGGCTCGGCTTCGCGAGCGCGCGCTGGATGGTCGAGCGCGGCGCACGCCGGATCACGCTGGCGAGCCGTTCCGGCGAACTCGCCGGCGCGGCGCGCGACGAAGTCGAGTGCTGGCGCGAGGCGCTCGGCGTGACGGTCGACGTCGTCTCGTGCGACGTGACCGACGCAGCGGCGGTCGATGCGATGATCGCCGCGATCGTCCGGCGCGACGTTCCGCTCAAGGGCGTGCTGCATTCCGCGATGTCGATCGACGACGGCCTCGTGCGCAATCTCGACGACGCGCGTTTGGCCGCGGTGCTCGCGCCGAAGGTGGCCGGCGCGTGGAACCTGCATCGCGCAACGCGGGCGCTGCCGCTCGACCTGTTCGTGGTCTATTCGTCGGCGACGACCTATCTCGGCAATCCGGGGCAGTCGAACTACGTCGCGGCCAACAGCTTCCTCGAGGCGCTCGTCGAACATCGCCGCGCGGCAGGGCTGCCCGGCACGTTCATGGCGTGGGGGCCGCTCGAGGACGTCGGTTTCCTTGCACGTAACGCGGATACGCGCGAAGCCCTGCAGTCGCGGATCGGCGGCGCGTCGATCACGTCCGGCGAGGCGATGATCGCGCTCGAGCGGGCGCTGGTCGCGGGCGCGGCCGGCGAAGCCGTGGTGCGGCTCGACTGGCACGCCGTTGCGCGCGGGATGCCGGCCGCGAAGGCGCGCCGGTATGCGCTGCTGCAATCGCACGCGAACGGCGGCGATGCGCGCGACGGCGGCACGCAACTGCGGGAAGATGTACTTGCGCTGCCGCGCGACGAAGCGATTGCGCTGGTGGCCGGGACGCTGCAGGCACAGATCGCGCGGATTCTGCACATGACGCCCGATCGCATCGCGCTCGACCGGTCGGTACTCGACATGGGCATGGATTCGCTGATGGGGATGGAACTCGGCCTCGCGGTCGAGGAAGCGTTCGAGGTCAAGCTGTCGGTGATGGCGATCGCGGAGGGCGCGTCCGTGACGACGCTGGCCGGACGCATCGTCGATTCGATCGGCGCGTCGGCCGATGCCGACGCCGGCTCCGCGGCCGATGCCGCGCAGGAGGCCGTCGCGGCGCTCGCCGCGAAGCATGCGATCGACGGCGAAGCGCGCGCGAAGCTCGACGTCCGGCCGGCTGCCGTCCCCGGTCATGCATCGCCGACGCTGGAGGTCGCCCGGTGA
- the istB gene encoding IS21-like element ISBmu1 family helper ATPase IstB — protein sequence MNPSPELNSILKQLRLSGILDSLEQRNRQAIDGQLAYTEFLAMLLHDEVARREHKKLGTRLLRAGFAMGKTLETFDFDRLPTLNRSHVHDLATGRYLDEKVAILIAGPTGTGKSHLAQALGHCAARQGRDVLFISQTELLKRLNAARATGAYDRKFQQYARVPLLIVDDFALKPLRTPQDEDFHDLVAARYEHAATILTSNLDFGEWGAAFPDNRILGTATLDRLRHGAYRLVLEGDSYRTPKPMPDPPQNAVAKNGKKPQP from the coding sequence ATGAACCCGAGTCCCGAATTGAATTCCATCCTCAAACAGCTGCGCCTGTCCGGCATCCTCGACTCGCTTGAGCAGCGCAACCGTCAGGCGATCGACGGGCAGCTCGCCTATACCGAGTTCCTTGCCATGCTGCTGCACGACGAGGTTGCCCGTCGCGAACACAAGAAGCTCGGCACCCGTCTGCTGCGCGCCGGCTTCGCGATGGGCAAGACGCTCGAGACGTTCGACTTCGACCGGCTGCCTACGTTGAACCGCTCACACGTTCATGATCTCGCGACAGGCCGGTATCTCGACGAGAAGGTCGCGATCCTGATCGCCGGTCCAACCGGCACCGGCAAAAGCCACTTGGCCCAGGCGCTGGGCCACTGCGCCGCCCGCCAAGGCCGCGATGTGCTGTTCATCTCGCAGACCGAGCTGCTCAAGCGATTGAACGCCGCGCGCGCCACCGGCGCCTATGACCGCAAGTTCCAGCAGTACGCCCGGGTGCCGCTGCTGATCGTCGATGACTTCGCGCTCAAACCGCTACGTACCCCGCAGGACGAGGACTTCCACGATCTCGTCGCGGCCCGCTACGAGCACGCGGCGACCATCCTGACGTCGAATCTCGACTTCGGTGAATGGGGCGCCGCGTTCCCCGACAACCGCATCCTCGGCACCGCCACACTCGACCGACTACGCCACGGCGCCTACCGGCTCGTCCTCGAGGGCGACAGTTACCGCACCCCGAAACCGATGCCAGATCCCCCTCAAAATGCAGTTGCCAAAAACGGCAAAAAACCGCAACCTTGA
- a CDS encoding capsule biosynthesis protein, with translation MSRFFLALQGTASPFFGRLAAGLGQRGHQVRRVNFCGGDLAYQGAESAWNYRDEPEGLVTWYRDAIATHGVTDVLLFGDCRAIHRPMHEIARASGVRVHVFEEGYVRPHWITMEGHGVNGRSLLPRDPAHYLDARTHIPPVVPGKPTGYNLYERACHDIRYRMANAVYAHRFPHYKSHRPRSGFQEYAGLAYRAIQQRVRDREAENVTRDLLERKRKYYLFPLQLNSDSQIVDHSPFGGICDAIAIVLHSFAENAPGDSWLVIKNHPLDTGLIRYRQFATALATELGIEKRVIFIDAGHLPTLLDQCRGVVVINSTVGLSAVHHRRPLVALGTAIYSMPGLTWQGSLADFWTEADSPDMNLYQAFLDYVMHHTQINGDFYTRTGIEMSVAGAVSRLEAVA, from the coding sequence ATGTCCCGCTTCTTCCTTGCCCTGCAAGGCACTGCCTCTCCTTTTTTTGGTCGACTCGCTGCCGGTCTCGGCCAGCGAGGCCACCAGGTTCGGCGTGTAAATTTTTGTGGCGGAGATCTGGCGTATCAAGGTGCGGAAAGCGCCTGGAACTATCGCGACGAACCCGAAGGTCTTGTCACGTGGTATCGCGATGCCATTGCAACCCATGGCGTGACGGACGTACTTCTGTTTGGGGATTGTCGTGCGATACACCGGCCGATGCACGAGATTGCTCGCGCCTCGGGTGTGCGTGTTCACGTATTCGAAGAGGGTTACGTTCGACCGCACTGGATCACGATGGAGGGGCACGGTGTCAATGGGCGATCGTTGTTGCCGCGAGACCCTGCCCACTATCTCGACGCGCGCACGCATATCCCGCCCGTAGTGCCCGGGAAGCCCACCGGCTACAACCTTTACGAGCGTGCCTGCCACGATATCAGGTACCGGATGGCCAACGCGGTCTACGCGCACCGCTTTCCACATTACAAGTCTCACCGGCCCAGGAGCGGATTCCAGGAATACGCGGGTCTTGCGTATCGCGCCATTCAGCAACGCGTGCGCGACAGGGAAGCAGAGAACGTTACTCGTGATTTGCTGGAGCGAAAGCGTAAATACTACCTGTTTCCGCTGCAGCTCAACTCCGATTCCCAGATCGTCGATCATTCCCCTTTTGGCGGAATTTGCGACGCGATTGCGATTGTTTTACACTCATTCGCCGAAAATGCGCCCGGCGACAGTTGGCTCGTGATCAAGAATCACCCGCTGGACACGGGGCTGATCCGTTACCGTCAATTTGCAACGGCACTTGCCACCGAGCTGGGTATCGAAAAGCGGGTGATCTTCATCGACGCAGGCCACTTGCCAACGCTGCTTGATCAGTGTCGTGGCGTGGTCGTGATAAACAGCACGGTCGGTTTGTCCGCCGTGCACCATCGTCGCCCGCTCGTTGCATTGGGCACCGCGATCTACTCGATGCCGGGGTTGACCTGGCAAGGAAGCCTGGCGGACTTTTGGACAGAGGCCGACAGCCCGGACATGAATCTCTATCAGGCTTTTCTCGACTACGTGATGCACCATACGCAGATCAACGGCGATTTCTATACGCGTACCGGTATAGAAATGAGCGTCGCCGGCGCCGTGAGCCGGCTCGAGGCGGTGGCGTGA